A genomic window from Bacteroidales bacterium includes:
- a CDS encoding LptF/LptG family permease: MKKLHLLVIKSFIGPLILTFFFVVFILLMQFLWKYIDDLIGKGLEMSVISEFLLYTSASLVPLAMPLAVLLASLMTFGNLAENLELLAFKSSGISLIRIMAPVMVISATIAIGAFLFANYVMPVTNLKMRALLYDIQQQRPELTIKPGVFDNTLEGYSIRIGSRDSKTSLLSDILIFDHTKKQGNTRVTIADSGYMKISADEKHLLLTLYNGRTYEEMQKQKKEKKNIKSYPHQRDHFEQQEMIIEMTGFGLNRSDENLFRNAYSMLNIDQLHHFEDSLTQDLDTMLLMFHSTIEKTLVDKPKNLLIKRERILPDSLKSSRSAEEMEIIQLHVDSMFQELNKLEQRRALTQAINFARSNKSVTSSNAGTTDWKIAKLRRYQIEIQRKYTLSLLCLIFFFIGAPLGAIIRKGGLGIPVIVSVLMFLIYYVISIIGEKFVRENILPPFAGMWLSTFILVPISILLTYKAANDSVIMNIDTYFIWVKNIWQSSQKFFRRK, translated from the coding sequence GTGAAAAAACTTCATCTGCTGGTCATTAAGTCATTTATAGGTCCGCTCATCCTGACATTCTTTTTTGTCGTTTTTATACTCCTGATGCAGTTTCTCTGGAAGTATATCGATGACCTTATCGGGAAGGGGCTGGAAATGAGTGTTATATCAGAATTCCTGCTGTATACCAGTGCCAGCCTGGTTCCACTGGCCATGCCCCTGGCCGTGCTTCTGGCCAGCCTGATGACCTTTGGAAACCTGGCAGAAAACCTGGAACTGCTGGCTTTTAAATCCTCCGGTATCTCGCTTATCCGCATCATGGCTCCGGTCATGGTTATTTCTGCGACCATAGCTATCGGAGCATTTTTGTTTGCCAATTATGTGATGCCTGTCACCAACCTGAAGATGAGGGCTCTGCTCTACGATATTCAGCAGCAGAGGCCCGAACTTACCATTAAACCGGGAGTATTCGACAACACCCTGGAAGGCTACTCCATCCGCATCGGATCCCGCGACAGCAAGACCAGTCTACTCAGTGACATTCTGATTTTTGATCATACCAAGAAGCAGGGAAACACACGGGTTACCATTGCCGATTCGGGTTACATGAAAATATCGGCCGACGAGAAACACCTCCTGCTCACCCTTTACAACGGTCGCACGTATGAGGAGATGCAAAAGCAGAAAAAAGAGAAAAAAAACATTAAAAGCTATCCCCATCAGAGGGACCATTTTGAACAACAGGAGATGATCATTGAGATGACCGGATTTGGACTGAACCGGTCCGATGAGAACCTGTTCCGTAATGCATACTCCATGCTGAACATCGATCAGCTGCATCATTTTGAAGACTCACTTACCCAGGATCTGGACACCATGCTTCTTATGTTCCATTCGACCATTGAGAAAACCCTGGTGGATAAACCAAAGAACCTGCTTATCAAAAGAGAAAGGATCCTTCCCGATTCCCTGAAGAGTTCGCGCTCCGCAGAAGAAATGGAAATCATACAGCTTCATGTGGACTCCATGTTTCAGGAACTCAATAAACTGGAACAACGCCGGGCGCTCACACAGGCTATCAACTTTGCAAGAAGCAATAAAAGTGTCACTTCTTCCAATGCGGGAACGACCGACTGGAAGATCGCAAAACTTCGCAGGTATCAGATAGAGATTCAACGCAAGTATACGCTTTCCCTCCTCTGCCTGATTTTCTTTTTCATCGGTGCTCCCCTGGGGGCCATTATTCGAAAGGGGGGGCTTGGTATACCAGTGATTGTCAGTGTTTTGATGTTCCTGATCTATTACGTGATCTCTATAATTGGAGAGAAATTTGTCCGGGAAAACATCCTTCCGCCCTTCGCGGGAATGTGGCTATCCACATTTATCCTGGTTCCCATCAGCATCCTGCTGACCTATAAAGCTGCCAATGATTCTGTCATCATGAATATCGATACCTATTTTATATGGGTAAAAAATATCTGGCAGAGCTCACAGAAATTCTTCCGGAGAAAATGA
- a CDS encoding TolC family protein produces MKQKLILILLYSLACACLPAQNPYLEDYIRQGLESNTGLRQKQLDYNGDLAALKEAKGLFFPDISLNARYTVADGGRIIEFPVGDLLNPVYSTLNMLTASEMFPQIENETFPFYRPTEQETKVSLVQPIFNSDLIQNYRIRKQQAEITRIDVERYKRELIREITQAYYAYKKAHNLVLLSDTSLSLVAENLRVSKSLFENDKVTIDAVYRSESELSKVEVQRAQAKNIKEASRAYFNFLLNRSLDASIELMTESPLPPVVSLEEATLLALQNRDELHQIEQYMELNKHLRALHRGKNIPGLFGVVDYGFQGEQYRFTNEDDFMLASLVMRWNLFQGVTNHQKVQQSRIDGEKLDELYLETQQQISMELIDHFYGLQAAYESVESANQQIRSARRAYELIKRKYMEGQSSLLELIDARTSMTGAGANVIIARSEYYSRLAGFECAMGANRPEKSGKYENTE; encoded by the coding sequence ATGAAGCAAAAACTCATTTTAATCCTTTTGTACAGCCTGGCATGTGCCTGTCTCCCGGCCCAGAATCCCTATCTGGAGGACTATATCAGGCAGGGTCTGGAGTCTAATACGGGACTCAGGCAGAAACAACTGGATTATAACGGCGATCTGGCTGCGCTAAAGGAGGCAAAAGGACTGTTTTTTCCGGATATCAGCCTGAATGCCAGATATACGGTAGCCGATGGAGGCCGGATCATTGAATTCCCTGTAGGGGATCTGCTGAATCCGGTTTACTCTACCCTCAATATGCTGACCGCATCCGAAATGTTTCCTCAGATTGAAAATGAAACCTTTCCGTTTTACCGGCCCACCGAACAGGAGACCAAGGTCTCCCTGGTGCAACCCATCTTTAATTCGGATCTTATTCAGAACTACCGGATCCGGAAGCAGCAGGCCGAAATAACCCGCATAGATGTGGAACGGTATAAGAGGGAATTAATCCGGGAGATCACCCAGGCATACTATGCTTACAAGAAAGCACACAATCTGGTGCTTCTGTCCGACACTTCCCTGAGCCTGGTCGCTGAGAATCTGCGGGTAAGCAAGAGCCTTTTTGAGAACGATAAAGTGACCATCGATGCGGTTTACCGGTCGGAATCGGAACTCAGCAAGGTGGAGGTTCAGCGGGCTCAGGCAAAAAACATTAAGGAGGCATCCAGGGCTTATTTCAATTTCCTTCTGAACCGTTCACTGGATGCTTCCATCGAGCTGATGACCGAATCGCCCTTACCCCCTGTTGTATCTCTGGAAGAAGCTACTTTGCTGGCCCTCCAAAACAGGGACGAATTACATCAGATCGAGCAGTATATGGAGCTCAATAAACATCTCAGGGCTCTGCACCGGGGAAAGAATATCCCGGGCCTGTTCGGGGTGGTGGATTATGGTTTTCAGGGAGAGCAGTACCGCTTTACCAATGAGGATGATTTTATGCTGGCATCGCTGGTTATGAGATGGAACCTGTTTCAGGGAGTGACAAACCATCAGAAGGTTCAGCAAAGCAGGATAGACGGGGAGAAGCTCGATGAACTCTACCTGGAGACTCAGCAGCAGATCAGCATGGAGCTGATTGACCATTTCTATGGACTGCAGGCTGCTTATGAGTCGGTCGAATCGGCGAACCAGCAGATCCGTTCAGCCAGGCGGGCCTATGAGCTGATTAAGCGGAAATACATGGAAGGCCAGTCTTCCCTGCTGGAACTGATTGATGCCCGCACCAGTATGACAGGTGCGGGAGCCAATGTCATTATAGCAAGGAGTGAATACTATAGCAGACTGGCCGGTTTTGAATGTGCCATGGGAGCAAACAGACCTGAAAAAAGTGGAAAATATGAGAACACTGAATAG
- a CDS encoding MFS transporter translates to MDNKRNNMVVGMSVFGSIFFIFGFATTFIITLTAPVKEIFGLSELAAQLITSAFFITYPIMSIPAGKLIDKIGYKYTVITGLFLMALGSFIFIPAAKLPSFPIFLIGTFILATGVVLLQVAANPYVTALGPDSSASSRLNLTQALNSVATMIAPWLISVAIFKGLQFPQDNMVAADRVPLPFIVMGVFVIIVAIALFSIKLPVIKTEESTGKKKSVWKYPHVVLGAIAIFVYVGAEAGNAGLIVNYLRNSINISSEMASTYAAIYWGGAMVGRFFGSFMFTDRKMSKKLLFVIPVLILAFISGSFVTDWNWAIGATFTGAAMLNFVIMLVGRGKAARTLAIFALAAAALDLTTTFTGGDIALWTIISIGLFNSIMFPNIFALAVRDLDKAELSSASGLINALILGGALIPPLMGAIADGAGYTWAFIVPAMCYLYIFFYAVKGSMIRR, encoded by the coding sequence ATGGACAACAAACGCAATAACATGGTAGTGGGTATGTCGGTTTTCGGCTCCATATTTTTCATTTTTGGTTTTGCCACTACATTTATTATTACCTTAACTGCTCCGGTTAAGGAGATTTTTGGTTTATCGGAGCTTGCTGCCCAGTTAATCACCTCGGCGTTTTTTATAACCTATCCGATTATGTCAATCCCGGCCGGGAAACTGATTGATAAAATAGGCTATAAATATACCGTAATTACCGGTCTGTTTTTAATGGCGCTTGGCAGTTTTATTTTTATACCGGCAGCTAAATTACCCTCATTCCCTATCTTTTTGATAGGAACCTTTATCCTGGCAACCGGTGTTGTTTTGTTGCAGGTCGCAGCAAATCCCTATGTTACTGCACTTGGGCCTGATTCTTCCGCTTCGAGCCGTTTAAATTTGACACAGGCACTGAACTCCGTTGCTACCATGATTGCTCCCTGGTTGATTTCAGTGGCTATTTTCAAAGGATTACAATTCCCTCAGGATAATATGGTAGCTGCAGACAGGGTACCTCTGCCCTTTATTGTGATGGGTGTTTTTGTAATTATCGTTGCCATTGCTTTGTTCTCGATCAAATTGCCTGTTATTAAAACGGAAGAAAGTACCGGCAAAAAGAAAAGTGTATGGAAATATCCTCATGTGGTTCTGGGTGCTATTGCCATATTCGTGTATGTTGGTGCTGAGGCTGGCAACGCCGGGCTGATTGTTAATTACCTCCGGAATTCAATCAATATCTCTTCTGAAATGGCTTCTACCTATGCGGCCATTTACTGGGGAGGGGCAATGGTTGGACGTTTCTTCGGATCCTTTATGTTCACCGACCGGAAAATGTCGAAAAAACTTTTGTTTGTGATTCCTGTATTGATTCTGGCTTTTATTTCAGGTTCGTTTGTGACTGATTGGAACTGGGCGATCGGAGCCACCTTTACCGGAGCTGCAATGCTTAACTTTGTCATTATGCTGGTTGGCCGCGGAAAAGCAGCCCGTACACTGGCCATTTTTGCCCTGGCAGCAGCTGCGCTCGATCTTACAACGACCTTTACAGGCGGAGACATAGCGCTTTGGACGATCATTTCCATCGGATTATTCAACTCCATTATGTTCCCCAATATTTTCGCACTGGCAGTCAGAGACCTGGATAAGGCAGAACTAAGTTCTGCTTCCGGCTTAATCAATGCCTTGATTTTAGGTGGAGCACTTATACCTCCACTTATGGGAGCCATTGCTGATGGCGCTGGTTATACCTGGGCCTTTATTGTTCCGGCCATGTGTTACCTTTACATATTCTTTTATGCCGTAAAAGGAAGTATGATCCGAAGGTAA
- a CDS encoding efflux RND transporter periplasmic adaptor subunit: protein MRTLNSLIFAAILLLAGCRPDIRRETKESKVLQVKLWEVELREYKLAVRAAGMLSTTTEMKLGFKTGGIVRKLNVKEGVSVKGGEILAELDLSEIDARVNQARISLEKAKRDLTRANNLYQDSVATLEQLQNARSAFELAQSQLRIADFNQEYSSIKAPSHGRIQKVLVETNEFIAPGYPAILFASMENDWVVCVALTDKDIVKFSLGDSALVEMDPFPDERFAARITKLGSIADPLTGTYEVDLTLIETNPRFRTGFIARADIFPTQTTTAAVVPLESLLEASDHSAFIYVYRDGEVSRRRIRTGRLMGDLMMVTQGVEPGELVVTEGAKYILQDSRVDPVNLDKGSDQ, encoded by the coding sequence ATGAGAACACTGAATAGCTTGATTTTCGCAGCAATCCTGCTGCTGGCCGGGTGCAGGCCCGATATCAGGAGGGAAACCAAAGAAAGCAAAGTGCTTCAGGTAAAGCTCTGGGAAGTAGAGCTCCGGGAATATAAGTTAGCTGTCAGGGCCGCAGGTATGCTGAGCACCACCACGGAAATGAAACTGGGCTTTAAAACCGGTGGGATCGTAAGGAAACTGAATGTGAAGGAGGGGGTTTCTGTGAAAGGGGGTGAAATTCTGGCAGAGCTGGATCTTTCTGAAATAGATGCCCGGGTAAACCAGGCGCGCATTAGCCTGGAAAAGGCAAAAAGAGACCTGACCCGGGCAAATAATCTTTACCAGGACAGCGTTGCCACCCTGGAGCAACTGCAGAATGCCAGATCTGCATTCGAGCTGGCTCAGTCACAACTCCGGATTGCCGATTTTAACCAGGAGTACTCCAGTATCAAGGCACCATCCCATGGAAGGATCCAGAAGGTTCTGGTGGAGACCAATGAGTTCATTGCTCCCGGGTATCCGGCCATTCTTTTTGCATCTATGGAGAATGACTGGGTGGTGTGTGTGGCACTGACAGACAAGGATATTGTAAAGTTTTCCCTGGGCGACTCGGCCCTGGTGGAGATGGATCCCTTTCCAGATGAGCGTTTTGCTGCGCGAATTACAAAACTGGGAAGCATTGCAGATCCCCTTACGGGGACCTATGAGGTGGATCTGACCCTGATCGAAACGAACCCCCGTTTCAGAACAGGTTTTATTGCCCGTGCTGATATTTTTCCCACACAGACCACCACTGCTGCTGTGGTTCCCCTGGAGTCGCTGCTTGAGGCCAGCGATCATAGCGCCTTTATCTATGTCTACCGGGATGGGGAAGTGAGCAGGAGAAGAATTCGCACAGGCCGTTTGATGGGCGATCTGATGATGGTGACCCAGGGTGTTGAACCGGGCGAACTGGTGGTTACGGAAGGTGCCAAGTATATCCTGCAGGATTCCAGGGTCGATCCCGTGAACCTTGATAAAGGCTCTGATCAATGA
- a CDS encoding nitroreductase family protein, translated as MHSNHFIELAKSRYSCRSYEARPVEQEKLTLILEAGRVAPSAVNFQPWHFYVIREKHDLERFYEAYHREWFRTAPCVIVVCADHSRSWKRKDDGKDHADVDIAIATDHMTLQAAELGLATCWICNFNVEKTRELLKLPGHREPVVILPLGYPLDRADPERHRDKRKPLSEIVSYGL; from the coding sequence ATGCATTCAAATCACTTCATCGAACTGGCAAAGTCACGATATTCCTGCCGCAGTTACGAGGCCCGACCCGTGGAACAGGAGAAACTCACTCTTATCCTGGAGGCTGGCAGGGTGGCCCCCTCGGCCGTAAATTTCCAGCCCTGGCACTTTTATGTGATCCGGGAGAAACACGATCTGGAACGCTTTTATGAAGCCTATCACCGGGAGTGGTTCAGGACCGCCCCCTGTGTGATTGTGGTCTGTGCTGATCATTCCAGGTCCTGGAAAAGAAAGGACGATGGGAAGGATCACGCAGATGTGGACATTGCCATTGCCACCGATCATATGACCCTGCAGGCTGCCGAACTCGGTCTGGCCACCTGCTGGATCTGTAATTTTAATGTGGAAAAGACCAGGGAATTGCTGAAGCTTCCCGGTCACCGGGAACCGGTGGTTATTTTACCTCTGGGATACCCGCTGGACCGTGCAGATCCGGAGAGGCACCGTGATAAACGCAAGCCCCTGTCGGAGATTGTCAGCTACGGCCTGTAG
- a CDS encoding sugar porter family MFS transporter, whose protein sequence is MKHHRILFWSITVALGGFLFGFDTAVISGAEQYIQKIWGLNSVQHGFTVSIALIGTVIGALFGGIPSDRIGRKMTLFWIAVLYLISALGSALSTNWYLFMIFRFLGGLGVGASSVAAPMYISEISPADRRGQLVAMFQFNVVFGIVIAYISNYFIAGTGPNSWRWMLGVEAIPAILFLVLVLRIPRSPRWLILKRNLVDEARAVLELINPANVEETLKNIQQSRHETNTDQHLFKSRIYRLPILLAVLIAFFNQVSGINAIIYYAPRIFEMTGLGESSALLSTAGIGIVNFIFTLLAMRFIDKIGRRTLMLIGSIGLIITLGLVSRAFYSESFGGLAVPIFLFIYIAFFAFSQGAVIWVFISEVFPNEVRAGGQALGSFTHWFMAALIAFSFPAIAAKLGGGTTFLIFAIMMVLQLLFVLRLMPETKGKSLEMIQGELANRKKK, encoded by the coding sequence ATGAAACATCATCGTATTTTATTCTGGTCGATCACCGTTGCCCTGGGGGGATTTCTTTTTGGATTCGATACGGCTGTCATTTCAGGGGCTGAACAGTATATTCAAAAGATTTGGGGACTGAATTCCGTTCAGCATGGATTTACCGTCTCCATCGCACTTATAGGTACGGTGATTGGTGCACTGTTCGGAGGAATTCCTTCTGACCGGATCGGCCGGAAAATGACTCTGTTCTGGATCGCGGTGCTTTATTTAATATCTGCCCTGGGATCTGCCCTTTCCACAAACTGGTATTTGTTCATGATATTCCGTTTCCTTGGCGGGCTTGGAGTTGGAGCATCCTCGGTGGCAGCACCCATGTATATATCCGAGATTTCCCCTGCAGACAGAAGGGGTCAGTTGGTAGCCATGTTTCAGTTCAATGTGGTCTTTGGAATTGTCATTGCCTATATCTCCAATTATTTTATCGCCGGGACAGGTCCAAACTCCTGGAGATGGATGCTGGGCGTCGAAGCCATCCCCGCGATCCTCTTCCTCGTCCTGGTACTCCGGATCCCAAGGAGTCCGAGATGGCTTATCCTGAAAAGGAACCTGGTGGACGAGGCCAGGGCTGTCCTGGAACTGATCAACCCGGCCAACGTGGAGGAGACGCTTAAAAACATTCAACAGTCCAGACATGAAACGAATACGGATCAGCATCTGTTTAAGTCCAGGATCTACCGCCTTCCCATTCTGCTGGCAGTTCTGATTGCCTTCTTTAACCAGGTATCCGGGATTAACGCCATTATTTATTATGCTCCCCGGATATTTGAGATGACCGGATTAGGAGAAAGCTCCGCATTGCTGTCCACCGCGGGGATCGGAATTGTAAATTTCATATTTACCCTCCTGGCGATGCGCTTTATCGATAAAATCGGCCGAAGGACCCTGATGCTTATCGGATCCATAGGCCTGATCATCACTCTTGGACTGGTATCCAGAGCCTTTTACTCAGAATCTTTTGGTGGTCTGGCGGTACCCATATTCCTTTTCATATATATCGCCTTCTTTGCTTTCTCACAGGGTGCAGTCATCTGGGTATTTATCTCAGAGGTGTTTCCCAATGAAGTCAGGGCTGGCGGCCAGGCCCTGGGAAGCTTTACACACTGGTTCATGGCAGCCCTGATTGCTTTCTCCTTCCCTGCTATCGCTGCAAAACTCGGGGGAGGCACCACCTTCCTGATTTTCGCAATCATGATGGTGCTTCAGCTGCTTTTCGTGCTTCGACTGATGCCCGAAACAAAAGGTAAGTCGCTCGAAATGATCCAGGGTGAGCTGGCAAACAGGAAAAAAAAGTGA
- a CDS encoding TetR/AcrR family transcriptional regulator — protein MGIAERKEREKQQRKDEIVLAAEKVFFSKGFDLATMDDIAEEAELSKGTLYLYFKSKEDLHMAVARRSIRLLRSVTLKATEGGGTALEKLGRMGRATIEFSRSDPDRMRAIMTLEEMEPQTLSVSTSDVQEMIYKESTVETVIQLVEQGVKEKLIRADVPALLIAHTLWMTVLSVVRFVTMKPALLEVLELTQDQILDSHFALVLNGIRS, from the coding sequence ATGGGAATAGCCGAAAGAAAAGAGCGTGAGAAACAGCAGCGCAAAGATGAGATTGTTCTGGCCGCAGAGAAGGTCTTCTTTAGCAAAGGCTTTGACCTCGCCACCATGGACGATATTGCAGAGGAAGCGGAGCTGAGCAAGGGGACGCTATACCTCTATTTTAAAAGCAAGGAGGACCTGCACATGGCCGTGGCCCGCAGGTCTATCCGCCTTCTCAGATCGGTAACCCTGAAGGCCACAGAGGGGGGGGGCACTGCCCTGGAGAAACTGGGAAGGATGGGACGTGCCACCATTGAGTTCTCCAGATCGGATCCCGATCGTATGAGAGCCATTATGACCCTGGAAGAGATGGAGCCACAGACTTTGAGTGTCAGCACGAGCGACGTACAAGAGATGATCTATAAGGAATCGACCGTGGAAACAGTGATCCAGCTGGTAGAACAGGGTGTGAAAGAGAAGCTGATCCGGGCAGATGTGCCGGCCCTGCTGATTGCGCATACCCTGTGGATGACCGTACTCAGTGTGGTGCGCTTTGTGACCATGAAACCTGCCCTTCTTGAGGTCCTGGAGCTTACCCAGGACCAGATACTTGACAGTCATTTTGCCCTGGTATTAAACGGTATCAGATCATGA
- a CDS encoding ROK family protein: MVKLSIGIDIGGTNTVIGVVNQDGKILLEDSLPTPPKKLNPRADQQVSDKLLQNFILEISRITNSLLTKINLDYEVVGIGIGAPNANYNEGTIEFAPNLPFTGKVPFCKILAEKFPDMPKIRITNDANAAALGEKAYGGARNMDNFVMFTLGTGVGSGLFYNGDVVYGVDGFAGECGHNTIVADGRLCGCGGRGHLEAYCSAPGMKRTAFELLLRDHAEDSLLSAYSYKEMTSKHIFEAAVQGDKIALEVFEITGKYLGMALATTVHHLSPEAIFLFGGPVAAGDLILKPIKESLENSLLPVFRKRNIPILVSELDLGHAAILGASALVWNN, from the coding sequence ATGGTCAAATTATCAATCGGAATCGATATAGGAGGAACCAATACGGTTATTGGAGTTGTAAACCAGGACGGGAAGATATTACTGGAAGACTCTTTACCCACGCCTCCCAAAAAATTAAATCCCAGGGCTGATCAGCAGGTTTCAGATAAACTGCTGCAAAATTTTATTTTGGAAATCAGCAGAATAACCAATTCTTTACTTACAAAAATTAATCTTGATTATGAGGTTGTGGGTATCGGAATAGGAGCACCTAATGCCAACTACAATGAAGGTACCATAGAATTTGCCCCTAATCTGCCATTTACCGGGAAAGTGCCTTTTTGTAAAATACTGGCTGAAAAGTTTCCTGACATGCCGAAGATACGTATAACCAATGATGCAAATGCAGCGGCATTGGGTGAAAAGGCCTATGGTGGTGCACGAAATATGGACAACTTTGTGATGTTCACCCTGGGAACGGGGGTAGGTAGCGGGCTTTTTTACAATGGGGATGTCGTATATGGTGTCGACGGTTTTGCCGGGGAATGCGGGCATAACACCATCGTTGCCGATGGCCGCTTGTGCGGATGTGGCGGAAGAGGTCATCTGGAAGCGTATTGTTCTGCTCCGGGTATGAAAAGAACGGCTTTTGAACTTCTGCTGAGAGACCACGCGGAGGATAGCTTACTGTCCGCTTACAGCTACAAAGAGATGACATCCAAACATATTTTTGAGGCGGCAGTTCAGGGTGATAAGATCGCCCTGGAAGTATTCGAGATCACGGGTAAATATTTGGGGATGGCTTTGGCTACTACGGTACACCATTTGAGTCCGGAAGCCATCTTTCTCTTCGGTGGCCCCGTTGCTGCAGGTGATTTAATTCTCAAACCAATAAAAGAAAGTCTGGAGAACAGCTTATTGCCTGTCTTTCGGAAAAGAAATATTCCCATACTTGTCTCTGAGTTGGATCTTGGACATGCAGCGATACTCGGAGCCAGTGCGCTGGTGTGGAACAATTAA
- a CDS encoding START-like domain-containing protein, with protein MKIKYELEYTFNTSPNFLYARLSTPEGLSEWFADDVNLRRGKFNFVWEGTEHTATVVQKKANKFIRFQWEDDENQEQFFEFRIHTDELTGDVALLITDFAEENEKDDAVDLWDSQISELKHAIGL; from the coding sequence ATGAAGATTAAATACGAACTGGAATATACCTTCAATACCTCCCCCAATTTCTTATATGCAAGATTAAGTACTCCGGAGGGTCTTTCCGAATGGTTTGCCGATGATGTGAATCTGAGAAGGGGCAAATTTAATTTTGTGTGGGAAGGAACCGAACATACGGCCACTGTGGTGCAGAAGAAGGCCAATAAGTTTATACGCTTTCAATGGGAGGATGATGAAAACCAGGAACAGTTTTTTGAGTTCAGGATTCATACCGATGAACTGACAGGGGATGTGGCACTTCTGATCACGGATTTCGCTGAAGAGAATGAAAAGGACGATGCTGTAGATTTGTGGGACAGCCAGATCTCCGAATTGAAACATGCTATTGGGCTCTGA
- a CDS encoding glycosyltransferase family 4 protein, translating into MGKKYLAELTEILPEKMKILVLSNKLPYPRRDGGSIATLNMMTGLHAAGNQITCLALNTAKHPCPTDQIPGDIREKIRFIGVDCNCSVRPLRLGLNLFFSRTPYIAERFNIPSYRTALTELLRQEIFDIIQLEGPYPGLYLDLIRSLSEAKLVLRAHNVEHLIWERKAIHEGSVLKTWYLNNMARRLKRFELELAHRADMLIPISDYDSAYFRKQGLQIPMLTIPAGLTMEDYPLTELPAEPSIFYIGALDWLPNQEGLNWFIEKVFPLLLSKLPALRFHVAGRNASRQFEKKLNHPNISYHGEVEDAVGFMQAYRVMLAPLLSGSGIRIKILEGMALGRPVVTTSAGIEGIELRDHQLVKVEDDPYRFNSQILRLLNDAHFPDRMLSGARTFVRRNYDTFELSKRLSQFYYTEV; encoded by the coding sequence ATGGGTAAAAAATATCTGGCAGAGCTCACAGAAATTCTTCCGGAGAAAATGAAGATCCTGGTCCTGAGCAATAAACTTCCTTATCCACGCAGGGACGGGGGGTCCATTGCCACATTAAATATGATGACCGGTCTTCACGCAGCAGGAAATCAGATTACCTGCCTGGCACTGAATACAGCCAAACACCCCTGTCCCACGGATCAGATTCCGGGAGATATCCGGGAAAAAATCCGCTTCATAGGCGTGGATTGCAACTGCTCCGTCAGACCACTGCGGCTGGGATTAAACCTGTTCTTCTCCCGGACTCCGTATATTGCAGAACGTTTTAATATCCCTTCCTACAGAACAGCGCTTACAGAGCTCCTGCGGCAGGAGATCTTTGATATTATCCAGCTGGAAGGGCCCTATCCGGGACTTTACCTGGATCTGATCAGGAGCCTGAGCGAAGCGAAACTGGTCCTAAGGGCCCATAACGTGGAACATCTCATCTGGGAAAGAAAAGCTATCCATGAAGGATCGGTCCTGAAAACATGGTACCTGAACAATATGGCCCGGAGGCTGAAACGCTTCGAGCTGGAGCTGGCGCACCGGGCCGATATGCTGATCCCTATCAGTGACTATGATTCCGCTTATTTCAGGAAACAGGGCCTTCAAATCCCCATGCTAACCATTCCCGCCGGATTGACCATGGAGGACTACCCCCTGACTGAACTCCCCGCTGAACCCAGCATCTTTTATATCGGGGCGCTGGACTGGCTCCCCAATCAGGAGGGGCTTAACTGGTTCATCGAAAAGGTTTTTCCCCTTTTGCTTTCAAAGCTTCCTGCCCTCAGATTCCATGTGGCCGGAAGAAATGCATCCCGACAATTTGAGAAAAAACTCAATCACCCCAACATTAGCTACCATGGAGAGGTTGAAGATGCCGTGGGTTTCATGCAGGCTTACCGGGTCATGCTTGCACCCCTTTTGTCCGGAAGCGGTATCAGAATAAAAATTCTGGAAGGAATGGCGCTGGGAAGGCCGGTGGTAACCACCTCCGCCGGAATCGAGGGAATTGAGCTCAGGGATCATCAGCTGGTAAAAGTGGAAGATGATCCTTATAGATTTAACAGTCAGATACTTAGATTACTCAACGATGCACATTTTCCAGACCGGATGCTTTCCGGTGCTCGCACATTTGTTCGCCGTAATTATGATACCTTTGAACTCTCTAAGCGCTTAAGTCAGTTTTATTACACAGAGGTATGA